Proteins from one Carcharodon carcharias isolate sCarCar2 chromosome 19, sCarCar2.pri, whole genome shotgun sequence genomic window:
- the paqr7b gene encoding membrane progestin receptor alpha-B has translation MATVVMEQIGRLFINIQQIRQIPSLVEQSIPSLPCTVKDCEVPQIFREPYICSGYRPVEQSWRYYFFTLFQRHNESVNVWTHLIAALVIVLKLQELSQTVDFFSDPHALPLLILFLSAFTYLTFSSLAHLLHSRSEFAHYSFFFLDYVGVAIYQYGSALVHYYYSAEEEWYHIIKTFYLPMATTLAWMSCIGCCYSKSNAKVLQPRTRKLYQVVPAALAYVLDISPVVHRIYNCYSSGCTDPTIWYHAGQIIFFLISAHFFSCPHPEKWFSGKCDIFLQGHQIFHVFMVLCTLAQLEAVHLDYKHRQHFYQVFHRDSTWSVVTSFVLIISSSIATAVYMRHLVKIKLGHKEK, from the coding sequence atggcAACAGTTGTGATGGAACAGATTGGCAGACTCTTCATTAATATCCAGCAGATCCGTCAGATCCCTAGCCTGGTGGAGCAGTCCATTCCCAGCCTGCCATGCACAGTGAAGGATTGTGAAGTGCCGCAGATATTCCGGGAGCCCTATATCTGCTCGGGCTACAGGCCCGTGGAGCAGAGCTGGCGTTACTACTTCTTCACTTTGTTCCAGCGGCACAATGAATCTGTCAATGTTTGGACCCACCTGATTGCTGCACTGGTCATTGTCCTGAAACTCCAGGAGCTGTCCCAGACAGTGGACTTCTTCTCTGACCCCCATGCACTACCACTATTGATCCtcttcctgtctgccttcaccTATTTGACTTTCAGCTCCTTGGCCCATCTATTACATTCTCGCTCAGAATTTGCTCACTACTCCTTCTTTTTCTTGGACTATGTTGGTGTGGCCATCTATCAGTATGGTAGTGCTTTGGTCCATTACTACTACTCTGCTGAAGAGGAGTGGTACCACATCATCAAAACATTCTACCTCCCGATGGCTACTACATTGGCTTGGATGTCCTGTATAGGATGCTGCTACTCAAAATCCAATGCCAAAGTACTGCAACCCAGGACACGCAAACTCTATCAGGTAGTGCCAGCAGCGCTGGCCTATGTGCTGGACATTAGCCCTGTGGTACACCGGATATACAATTGCTATTCCTCTGGTTGCACTGACCCCACCATTTGGTATCATGCAGGCCAGATCATCTTCTTCCTCATAAGTGCTCATTTCTTCTCTTGCCCTCACCCTGAGAAGTGGTTCTCGGGAAAGTGTGACATTTTCCTGCAGGGGCACCAGATTTTCCATGTGTTCATGGTCTTGTGCACCCTGGCCCAACTGGAGGCTGTCCATTTGGATTACAAACACAGGCAGCACTTCTACCAGGTTTTTCACAGGGACTCCACATGGTCTGTGGTCACCAGTTTTGTGCTGATCATCTCCTCCAGCATTGCCACAGCGGTTTACATGAGGCACCTCGTCAAAATCAAACTTGGCCACAAGGAGAAATGA